A genomic segment from Geminocystis sp. M7585_C2015_104 encodes:
- the metH gene encoding methionine synthase: MKSKFLERLHSPQRPVIVFDGAMGTNLQAQNLTAADFGGAEYEGCNEYLVCSKPEAVEKVHRDFLEAGADVIETNTFGGSTLVLAEYNLADQAYYINKRAAELAKRLAQEYSTPEKPRFVAGSIGPGTKLPTLGHVDFDTLKQAYLPQIRGLYDGGVDLLLLETCQDVLQIKAGLNAIEEVFAEKGERLPIMVSVTMETTGTMLIGTDISAALTILEPFPIDILGLNCATGPDLMKPHIKFLSEHSPFVISCIPNAGLPENIGGRAHYRLTPMELRMHLMHFVEDLGVQIIGGCCGTRPDHIKALVEIASNLTPKPRTVRNSLTGNVTITQGYEPAAASIYTSVPYKQENSFLIVGERLNASGSKKCRELLDASDWDGLVSLAKTQAREGAHVIDVNVDYVGRDGVSDMRQLVSRLVNNVNLPLMLDSTDWQKMEAGLKVAGGKCILNSTNYEDGEERFFKVLQLAKKYGAGVVIGTIDEEGMARTAEKKYQIAKRAYGDATNFGIPPHEIFFDTLVLPVSTGIEEDRGNAKATIEAIRMIKADFPHCHFMLGISNVSFGLNPAARQVLNSVFLHEAIAAGLDGAIVSPSKILPLAKIDEEVIQVCLDLIYDRRQFDGDVCVYDPLAKLTTLFEGKTTKTNKTNVADLPIEERLKRHIIEGEKIGLEDTLRAALEKYSALDIINIFLLEGMKVVGDLFGSGKMQLPFVLQSAQTMKAAVAFLEPYMDKTETNGVTKGTFIIATVKGDVHDIGKNLVDIILSNNGYKVINLGIKQPVENIVQAYRKHKADCIAMSGLLVKSTAFMKENLEVFNQEGITVPVILGGAALTPKFVYEDCRQTYKGKVVYGKDAFADLHFMDKLMAAKQQNKWDDIQGFLGEFAGENKIFQGVNLEENEATSEKGQEKKSAGIGVEKDTRRSEFVEANVPRPIPPFWGTKILQQDELNLDEIFWYLDLQALFVGQWQFRRQKGQSREEYDVFLKGKVHPILEQWKEKIKREKLLHPTVVYGYFPCQSEGNTLYIYNPENPEKREVVATFEFPRQKSGKRLCIADFFASRDSNIIDVIPMQAVTVGEIATTYAQKLFQDSQYTDYLYYHGLAVQTAEALAEWCHALIRRELGFGHLDPDNIRDVLQQRYQGARYSFGYPACPNIQDQYVQLELLGCKRIGMYMDESEQIYPEQSTSAIICYHPAAKYFST, translated from the coding sequence ATGAAAAGTAAATTCCTGGAAAGACTACACAGTCCGCAACGCCCTGTGATAGTATTTGATGGGGCAATGGGCACTAATCTACAAGCCCAAAATTTAACAGCAGCAGACTTCGGTGGCGCAGAATACGAGGGATGCAATGAATACCTGGTATGTAGCAAACCAGAAGCAGTAGAAAAAGTACACCGCGACTTTTTAGAAGCAGGTGCGGATGTAATCGAAACTAACACCTTTGGAGGCTCAACCCTAGTCCTAGCAGAATACAACCTAGCAGACCAGGCCTATTATATCAACAAACGGGCCGCTGAACTGGCAAAAAGACTAGCCCAGGAGTATTCTACCCCAGAAAAACCCCGTTTCGTAGCAGGTAGTATCGGCCCCGGCACTAAACTGCCCACCCTCGGACATGTGGACTTTGATACCCTTAAACAAGCATATCTCCCCCAAATCAGAGGCTTGTATGACGGAGGCGTAGATTTACTGCTGTTGGAAACCTGTCAGGATGTACTACAAATAAAAGCCGGACTTAACGCCATAGAAGAAGTTTTTGCTGAAAAGGGAGAACGCCTCCCCATAATGGTTTCTGTTACCATGGAAACCACCGGCACCATGCTAATAGGCACAGATATCAGTGCCGCCCTTACCATCCTCGAGCCTTTCCCCATTGATATTCTAGGCCTAAACTGCGCCACCGGCCCAGACTTGATGAAGCCCCACATTAAATTCCTCAGTGAACATTCTCCCTTTGTAATTTCTTGTATTCCAAACGCAGGACTGCCGGAAAATATTGGGGGGAGGGCTCACTACAGGCTTACTCCAATGGAACTACGAATGCACTTGATGCATTTCGTAGAAGACTTGGGTGTGCAAATTATAGGCGGCTGTTGTGGCACCCGTCCCGATCATATCAAAGCCCTGGTGGAAATTGCTAGTAACCTTACCCCAAAACCCCGCACCGTCAGAAATAGTCTAACTGGTAACGTCACAATAACACAAGGATATGAACCAGCCGCCGCCTCCATTTACACCAGTGTACCCTATAAACAGGAAAACTCTTTTCTCATTGTAGGGGAAAGACTTAATGCTAGTGGCTCGAAAAAATGTCGTGAGTTGCTTGATGCCTCCGACTGGGATGGTTTAGTCTCCCTGGCCAAAACCCAGGCAAGGGAAGGCGCCCATGTTATAGATGTTAACGTGGATTATGTGGGGAGAGACGGCGTCTCAGATATGCGTCAGTTAGTCTCCCGTCTGGTAAATAATGTAAATCTTCCCCTCATGTTAGATTCCACCGACTGGCAAAAAATGGAAGCTGGTTTGAAGGTGGCAGGAGGTAAATGTATTCTCAACTCTACCAACTATGAAGACGGGGAGGAAAGGTTTTTCAAGGTATTACAGTTGGCTAAAAAATACGGCGCCGGCGTGGTGATTGGCACTATTGACGAGGAAGGCATGGCCCGCACAGCTGAGAAAAAATATCAAATTGCCAAACGCGCCTATGGTGACGCCACCAATTTTGGCATTCCACCCCATGAAATCTTCTTTGATACCCTAGTTTTGCCTGTCTCCACTGGTATTGAGGAAGATAGGGGCAATGCCAAGGCTACTATAGAAGCCATTAGAATGATTAAGGCGGATTTTCCCCACTGTCACTTCATGTTGGGGATTTCCAATGTTTCTTTTGGTTTAAACCCAGCCGCGCGTCAGGTTTTAAATTCTGTTTTCCTCCACGAGGCTATCGCCGCAGGTTTAGATGGTGCCATCGTCTCCCCCAGTAAGATTTTGCCTCTGGCTAAGATTGATGAAGAGGTCATCCAGGTCTGTCTTGATTTGATTTATGATCGAAGACAATTTGATGGCGATGTATGTGTTTATGATCCTCTTGCTAAATTAACTACCCTATTTGAGGGTAAAACTACTAAAACTAATAAAACTAATGTGGCTGATTTGCCCATAGAAGAGAGATTAAAACGACATATCATTGAAGGGGAAAAGATTGGATTAGAAGATACCCTAAGGGCCGCCTTGGAAAAGTATTCTGCCCTCGATATTATCAACATTTTCCTCCTAGAAGGCATGAAGGTTGTGGGGGATTTGTTTGGCAGTGGCAAAATGCAATTACCTTTTGTTTTACAGTCTGCCCAAACTATGAAAGCAGCTGTGGCATTTCTTGAACCTTACATGGATAAAACGGAAACCAATGGCGTTACCAAGGGCACTTTTATTATCGCTACTGTTAAAGGAGATGTACATGATATTGGCAAAAACTTGGTAGATATTATTCTTTCTAATAATGGCTACAAGGTTATTAATTTGGGAATTAAACAACCCGTTGAAAATATTGTCCAAGCATACCGAAAACACAAGGCAGACTGCATCGCTATGAGTGGCTTGTTAGTAAAATCCACTGCCTTCATGAAGGAGAATCTAGAAGTATTTAATCAGGAGGGAATCACTGTCCCGGTTATCCTTGGCGGGGCAGCTTTAACTCCCAAATTTGTTTATGAAGACTGTCGTCAAACCTACAAGGGCAAGGTGGTTTATGGCAAGGACGCTTTCGCCGATTTACACTTCATGGATAAACTAATGGCAGCTAAACAACAAAATAAATGGGATGACATTCAAGGGTTTTTAGGTGAATTCGCCGGGGAAAATAAAATATTCCAGGGAGTGAATTTGGAGGAAAATGAGGCTACATCTGAGAAGGGCCAAGAGAAAAAATCAGCCGGTATCGGAGTAGAAAAAGATACCAGAAGAAGTGAGTTTGTAGAAGCAAATGTACCTAGGCCAATACCACCTTTCTGGGGCACAAAAATTCTCCAGCAAGATGAGCTAAACCTCGATGAAATATTCTGGTATTTGGATCTACAGGCACTGTTTGTAGGTCAATGGCAATTCCGCAGACAAAAAGGTCAGTCGAGAGAGGAATATGACGTTTTTTTAAAGGGGAAAGTACACCCTATTTTAGAACAATGGAAAGAGAAAATTAAGAGGGAAAAATTACTACACCCAACCGTGGTTTATGGTTATTTCCCCTGTCAATCAGAGGGCAACACCCTGTACATCTACAACCCAGAAAACCCAGAAAAAAGAGAAGTAGTCGCTACCTTTGAATTCCCTCGTCAAAAGTCTGGTAAAAGACTGTGCATCGCTGACTTTTTTGCCAGCAGGGATAGCAACATCATCGACGTCATCCCCATGCAGGCAGTAACAGTAGGAGAAATTGCTACTACCTACGCCCAAAAACTGTTCCAAGATAGTCAATATACCGACTATCTATACTACCATGGCCTGGCAGTCCAAACGGCAGAGGCCCTGGCAGAATGGTGTCATGCCTTAATCCGTAGGGAATTGGGTTTCGGACACCTCGACCCTGACAATATTCGTGATGTACTACAGCAAAGATACCAAGGAGCTCGTTATAGTTTCGGTTATCCGGCCTGTCCTAACATACAAGACCAGTATGTACAATTGGAATTGCTGGGGTGTAAGCGGATTGGCATGTACATGGATGAGTCTGAGCAAATATACCCAGAACAGTCCACCAGTGCCATTATATGTTACCACCCGGCAGCCAAGTACTTCAGCACCTAG
- the mnmE gene encoding tRNA uridine-5-carboxymethylaminomethyl(34) synthesis GTPase MnmE, whose protein sequence is MAKKGDSRAGESTSPIIQQETIVAIATAVVPQQGSIGVVRMSGDKAVEIAKRIFKPRGRAVWESHRVLYGYVQDPKKNKIIDEALLLPMLSPRSYTREDVVEFHCHGGIMPVQQVLEVCLQEGARLARPGEFTLRAFLNGRIDLTQAESVAEMVAASSAQAAEIALAGICGKLAQPIREIRSQLVDILAEVEARIDFEEDLPPLDEDKTVEQIKESLAKIETILATRERGELLRSGVKVAIIGRPNVGKSSLLNAWSKTDKAIVTDLPGTTRDVVESQLVVQGIPIRVLDTAGIRKTEDIVEKIGVERSLKATQEADLILFIVSASEGWTAEDEEIYHKVKQRNLILVINKIDIAPPSNVKYPPEITTVVTTAAAKNQGIEQLESAILQTVYQGKTVAQNLEIAINQRQAASLTKAKVALENVLQTVENQLPLDFWTIDLRSAIVSLGEITGEDVSESVLDRIFSRFCIGK, encoded by the coding sequence ATGGCAAAGAAGGGGGATAGTAGGGCTGGGGAAAGTACCAGCCCCATCATCCAACAGGAGACAATAGTGGCAATAGCGACGGCGGTAGTGCCCCAACAGGGAAGCATAGGGGTAGTAAGGATGAGTGGGGATAAAGCAGTGGAGATAGCCAAGAGGATATTTAAACCCAGAGGGAGGGCGGTGTGGGAGTCACATAGAGTGTTATATGGATATGTACAGGATCCAAAGAAAAACAAGATAATAGACGAGGCGTTGTTGTTGCCGATGTTGTCGCCAAGGTCCTATACGAGGGAGGATGTGGTAGAATTCCACTGTCATGGGGGGATAATGCCAGTACAACAGGTGTTAGAAGTATGTTTGCAAGAAGGTGCAAGACTGGCAAGACCAGGAGAATTTACCCTGAGGGCGTTTTTAAATGGTAGAATAGACCTGACACAGGCGGAGAGTGTGGCGGAGATGGTGGCGGCGTCGTCCGCCCAAGCAGCCGAAATTGCGTTGGCAGGAATTTGTGGTAAACTGGCACAACCTATTAGGGAAATCCGCAGTCAGTTAGTGGACATTCTAGCAGAGGTGGAGGCCAGAATTGACTTTGAAGAGGATTTACCCCCCCTGGATGAAGATAAGACAGTTGAACAGATAAAGGAAAGTTTGGCAAAAATTGAAACCATCTTGGCGACTAGAGAGAGGGGAGAGTTGTTGCGCAGTGGGGTGAAGGTTGCTATAATAGGAAGGCCCAACGTGGGGAAGTCTAGCCTCCTAAACGCCTGGAGTAAGACTGATAAAGCCATTGTTACTGACTTGCCCGGTACTACTAGGGATGTGGTAGAATCCCAACTAGTGGTCCAGGGCATACCCATCCGAGTATTAGACACTGCCGGCATTCGTAAAACTGAAGACATTGTAGAAAAAATTGGGGTAGAGAGATCATTAAAGGCTACACAAGAGGCGGATTTGATTCTGTTTATAGTGTCTGCCAGTGAGGGGTGGACAGCGGAAGACGAGGAGATATATCATAAAGTTAAACAACGTAATCTAATCTTGGTCATCAATAAAATTGACATTGCTCCCCCGAGTAATGTAAAATACCCCCCAGAGATAACTACCGTGGTGACAACTGCCGCTGCCAAGAATCAAGGCATTGAGCAACTGGAGTCGGCTATTTTGCAAACCGTCTATCAGGGGAAAACCGTTGCCCAGAATTTGGAAATTGCCATCAACCAAAGACAAGCCGCCTCCCTCACCAAGGCCAAAGTTGCCCTAGAAAACGTGTTACAAACTGTGGAAAACCAACTCCCCCTGGACTTTTGGACTATCGACCTGCGTAGTGCCATTGTATCCCTGGGGGAGATCACCGGTGAAGATGTCAGCGAGTCAGTATTAGACCGTATTTTTAGTCGTTTTTGTATTGGCAAATAG
- a CDS encoding FGGY-family carbohydrate kinase, with protein MSYYLGIDFGTTSARAVIINQDREIIFSYTTTPFPSQSPQHWQEALFSILSHLPPPLAENLRAIALDATSSTMLLLDNDGVVRAPVLWYSDNRGQKYLEEIAQIAPEDSIVVSATSSFAKVYWWYREGFLKNGFYVLHQADWLTYLLHGILGISDYHNALKLGYDPAIEDYPCWLHNLPFFSSLPQVKTPGEAIAPILPSISRQFGINPHCLVKAGTTDSIAAFLASGANKPGEAVTSLGSTLVLKLLSTRRIDDARYGIYSHRLGNLWLAGGASNTGGAVLTHFFSLEEIVSLSQQIDPSIPSPLKYYPLLSKGERFPINNPHLEPKISPRPDNPVQFLHALLEGIAAIEAMGYQLLVQLGANPLSLVYTAGGGAHNPTWLAIRQRHLKVPVFPSPNTSAAFGSALVALLG; from the coding sequence ATGAGTTACTATCTGGGGATAGACTTTGGCACTACCTCCGCCCGGGCTGTTATTATTAATCAGGACAGGGAAATTATCTTCTCCTACACCACTACCCCCTTCCCCAGTCAGTCTCCCCAACACTGGCAAGAAGCCCTTTTTTCCATCCTCTCTCATCTACCCCCTCCCCTAGCCGAAAATTTACGGGCTATTGCCCTTGACGCTACCTCCAGTACCATGTTATTATTGGACAACGATGGGGTGGTCCGTGCGCCTGTCCTTTGGTATAGTGACAACCGAGGCCAAAAATACCTGGAAGAGATAGCCCAAATCGCCCCAGAAGACAGCATTGTGGTGAGTGCCACCTCCAGTTTTGCCAAGGTTTACTGGTGGTATCGTGAGGGTTTCCTTAAAAATGGTTTCTATGTTCTTCACCAAGCGGATTGGTTGACCTATCTCCTTCATGGTATTCTTGGTATCAGCGACTATCACAATGCTCTGAAACTGGGATATGATCCTGCCATAGAAGACTATCCCTGTTGGCTGCACAATTTGCCCTTTTTCTCTTCCCTACCTCAGGTTAAGACTCCCGGGGAAGCCATAGCCCCCATTTTACCCTCTATAAGTCGTCAATTTGGCATTAATCCCCACTGTTTAGTCAAAGCCGGTACCACTGATAGTATTGCTGCTTTTCTTGCCAGTGGCGCCAACAAGCCTGGGGAGGCGGTTACTTCCCTTGGTTCAACCCTTGTTTTAAAATTACTTTCCACCAGGCGGATTGACGATGCCCGTTATGGCATTTACAGTCATCGCCTTGGTAACTTGTGGCTTGCCGGTGGTGCTTCTAATACTGGTGGTGCTGTTTTAACCCACTTTTTCTCCCTTGAGGAGATTGTTTCCCTTAGCCAACAAATTGATCCTTCTATCCCTTCTCCCCTTAAATATTATCCCCTTTTGAGCAAGGGTGAGCGTTTCCCCATCAACAATCCCCATCTTGAGCCCAAAATTTCTCCTCGTCCTGACAATCCCGTCCAATTTCTCCATGCCCTTCTTGAAGGCATTGCTGCTATTGAGGCCATGGGCTATCAATTACTAGTACAACTTGGCGCCAATCCCCTTTCCCTTGTTTATACTGCTGGTGGTGGTGCCCATAATCCCACTTGGCTTGCTATCCGACAACGACATCTTAAAGTTCCCGTCTTCCCCTCCCCCAACACTTCCGCCGCCTTCGGTTCTGCCCTTGTTGCCTTGCTGGGATAG
- a CDS encoding fatty acid desaturase, producing the protein MPLPSVPKEYLKAPGGWNPNVIMFITAILLGISSVCGHFFWHFPNWYCFLANVLALHMSGTVIHDASHNSAHSNKIINAIMGHGSALMLGFSFPVFTRVHLQHHAHVNDPENDPDHFVSTGGPLWMIAARFFYHEVFFFKRKLWRNWELLEWFLGRLLVFIIVFLGIKYGFINYLMNYWFVPALVVGIALGLFFDYLPHRPFKETDRWKNARVYPSRILNILIFGQNYHLIHHLWPSIPWYKYQDAYYATKPLLDAKGCAQTLDLWNGKNFLEFLYDVFLGIRFYPKK; encoded by the coding sequence ATGCCATTGCCATCGGTGCCTAAGGAGTATCTGAAGGCGCCAGGGGGGTGGAATCCTAACGTAATAATGTTTATAACAGCAATACTACTAGGAATAAGCTCAGTGTGCGGGCACTTCTTCTGGCATTTTCCCAATTGGTATTGTTTTCTTGCCAATGTTTTGGCATTACACATGTCAGGGACAGTAATTCACGATGCTTCTCATAACAGTGCCCATAGCAATAAGATAATAAACGCCATAATGGGACATGGAAGTGCATTGATGTTAGGATTTTCTTTTCCAGTATTTACCAGAGTCCATTTACAACATCATGCCCATGTGAATGACCCAGAAAACGATCCAGATCATTTTGTATCTACGGGAGGACCATTATGGATGATAGCAGCTAGATTTTTCTACCATGAGGTCTTCTTTTTTAAACGGAAACTTTGGCGAAATTGGGAATTATTAGAGTGGTTTTTGGGTCGTTTATTAGTGTTTATAATTGTATTTCTGGGAATAAAATATGGTTTTATAAATTATCTAATGAACTATTGGTTTGTGCCGGCGTTGGTAGTGGGAATTGCCCTAGGTTTGTTTTTTGATTATCTACCCCATAGACCATTTAAAGAAACAGATCGTTGGAAAAATGCAAGAGTCTATCCCAGTCGTATCCTAAACATCTTGATTTTTGGACAAAATTATCATCTGATACACCATCTATGGCCCTCCATACCCTGGTATAAATACCAAGACGCCTATTATGCCACCAAACCCCTATTAGATGCCAAGGGATGTGCCCAAACCCTGGATTTATGGAATGGGAAAAATTTCTTGGAATTCCTCTACGATGTTTTCCTGGGAATTCGCTTTTACCCCAAAAAATAG
- the petN gene encoding cytochrome b6-f complex subunit PetN: MDILTLGWVGILALFSWSIAMVVWGRRGF; the protein is encoded by the coding sequence ATGGACATTCTAACACTAGGTTGGGTTGGTATTCTGGCGTTGTTTTCCTGGTCCATTGCTATGGTAGTATGGGGACGTAGAGGGTTTTGA
- a CDS encoding efflux RND transporter periplasmic adaptor subunit, with the protein MKGSEIEKQSNPLPWIFGLAVGGVLLLVGWNWASWNRLVNSEGDWQKYTVVVKRETINPRIRASGRVEAVDIVNISPKNPGRIARLLVDQGAIVKKGQLVAIMENGELYAQGAKAEAALKEAEATLRERDIAIQGEIQRLSAQLLQATANLEEAKERIPRQVEQVASQLKEAESRLLLAETELNRNEQLLKDGVITQSQFDQLASQYLVAKANVQQIQQRLEELKRTAQPTLRRLEATVREIQIALQERQVRGKAEIERLKASVKAARANLELAKIQYQDSFIVAPFDGIITQRFATEGAFVTPTTSASSTASATSTSIVALARGLEIVAKVPEIDLKQIRIGQPVDIIADAYPTEVFRGVVKRIAPAAIIEQNVTSFEVKIDILTGKEKLLSGMNVEVQFLGEQQDTIVVPTVAIVTEKGQTGVMIPDEKGRPKFKPVTIGTTVEDKTQILNGLSVGERIFINLPEDQKSRTSP; encoded by the coding sequence ATGAAAGGTAGTGAGATAGAAAAACAAAGTAACCCCTTGCCTTGGATATTCGGGTTGGCTGTGGGGGGCGTTTTATTACTGGTGGGGTGGAATTGGGCATCCTGGAATCGTCTTGTCAATTCAGAGGGGGATTGGCAGAAATACACAGTAGTAGTAAAACGGGAAACTATAAATCCAAGAATTAGAGCCAGCGGCAGGGTAGAAGCCGTCGATATTGTGAATATCAGTCCCAAAAACCCCGGCAGGATTGCTAGGCTGTTGGTGGACCAGGGAGCAATAGTAAAAAAAGGACAGCTAGTTGCTATAATGGAGAATGGGGAGTTGTATGCCCAGGGGGCAAAGGCAGAAGCGGCCCTAAAGGAAGCAGAAGCCACATTGAGGGAAAGAGATATAGCTATCCAGGGAGAGATTCAAAGACTGTCAGCACAGCTTCTTCAAGCCACAGCCAACCTCGAAGAAGCAAAAGAAAGAATCCCCCGACAAGTTGAGCAAGTGGCCTCCCAATTAAAAGAAGCAGAGTCCAGACTATTGCTGGCAGAAACCGAATTAAACCGAAATGAACAACTTTTGAAGGATGGAGTAATCACCCAGTCCCAATTTGATCAACTAGCAAGTCAGTACCTGGTGGCCAAGGCAAATGTACAACAAATCCAGCAGAGACTAGAAGAATTAAAAAGGACAGCACAACCCACCCTCAGACGTTTAGAAGCCACGGTAAGAGAAATTCAGATTGCCCTCCAGGAAAGACAAGTGCGTGGCAAAGCAGAGATAGAAAGACTAAAAGCCAGTGTGAAAGCGGCCCGAGCCAATCTAGAGTTGGCCAAAATCCAGTACCAGGACAGTTTTATTGTAGCACCCTTTGATGGTATTATCACTCAGCGCTTTGCCACAGAGGGAGCCTTTGTAACTCCTACAACTTCAGCATCTAGTACAGCATCTGCCACCTCTACCTCCATAGTAGCACTGGCCAGAGGGTTAGAGATAGTGGCAAAAGTGCCAGAAATAGACCTAAAACAGATTAGGATAGGGCAACCGGTGGATATTATCGCCGATGCCTACCCCACGGAGGTGTTTAGAGGGGTTGTAAAACGAATTGCCCCCGCCGCTATTATAGAACAAAATGTGACCTCCTTTGAGGTGAAAATTGATATTCTCACAGGCAAGGAGAAATTGTTGTCGGGAATGAATGTAGAGGTACAGTTCCTCGGTGAGCAGCAAGATACAATAGTAGTACCCACAGTGGCAATAGTTACAGAAAAAGGGCAAACGGGGGTAATGATACCGGATGAGAAGGGGAGGCCCAAATTCAAGCCGGTGACAATAGGTACAACTGTGGAGGATAAGACACAGATACTGAATGGTTTGTCTGTAGGGGAAAGAATTTTTATAAACCTGCCAGAGGATCAAAAAAGCCGTACAAGCCCATAA